The nucleotide window TTGAAGTGCGGCACCATGTCCTCCAGCAAGGCATAGGCGATCACCACATCGAACTCTGCCCCCTTCACGCCGTGGATCGTTGAGATAGTGATGCCCGTCCGGCTCTGAAAAACCTTCCTGAAGGTTCCGATGTCTCCGATGAATTCTCTTCCCTCACTTTTCAATCGGGCAACCCGCGCTTGCGAACTGTCGAAGAACGCAGTGTGATGCTCCCGAAGGGTGGTGAAGAGTCGAAAATCGATGGCCAAACTTGAAAACAGCCTCTCGAAGAATGTGCTGAGATAGGTGAGTCCATCCGTCTCATCGATCTTGATCGCATTGCATTCTCTCAACAATGACTTTCGAGTAAGTTTGGATACTGGGGCGCCAGCCGCCTCCAAGTCATTAAGAATTTCACCGGCCCAACGAAGTCTGCGCACATACATCCCCGGCGATGCTTGGGTAAGTGCGATCTTCGAAAGCTTGTACCAAAAATTCTCAGTGTCGCGTGCAAACGGAACCATACCCGGGCCATCGAACGAATACTCGGGCATGCTCGCACACAGACGGCGTGTCATGCTGGCAAGAAGCGTCCACTGAGGCGCAATCACACACACCTCGTGAGGCGCGATACCGACAGTTTCGATGTTGAAACGGATGAGTCGGATCAACTCGGCCTCCAAGCCTGTCTTGTTCACCGTGGCGTCGAACGAAACAAGACTCGGATAAGCTTTTTCATTGGATGCAGCTTCAATGCGCGTATCGTGGACGTTGTACCTCCCGAAATAGTCGATGATCCGCTCAGAGGATCGGTAGTTCTTCGACAGTTCAAGCTTCTTCAGACCAATGCCAGCCATCGTCTTGAATTCCTCGAAGGCAATCGCGTATCCGCCGAGCGACCGGTAAATCTCCTGATTCGGATCGCCAACGATGAAAGCCCTAGTGGCACCTTGGCTAGCTTTCAAGATGGCCGTGACGATCAAGTATTGAATTCGCTTCGTGTCCTGATACTCGTCGACCAGCACGAAAGAGAACAACTGCCCTAGAAGGACGCTGATCGCAGGGCGGCTGGCGATCAATTGATACGCGTAGTAGAGAATGAGTTCAAAGTCTATCTGTCGGCTTTCCTGCAGCTTCTCGAAATACTGTCCCAATATTGCGCGCAAGCCGGCGTGCTTCTCTGCTTGCGGACAGGAAAGCACATAGTCATTTTCGGTGAAATAAAATTCACAATCCCAGAAGGTTATCTTTGGCTTCTGGTATGGCTTGCACAGAGCTTCCAAAATTTTTTCGCGCTCATGCTGATCGATTACGCGGTAGCCCCGCTCCAATGCTTCGTGATAGATGCCATAGGGCTTCAGTATCCATTCAAGACAGAATGAGTGGATCGTTCCTATCCATAGTCGGGATGTATCTAACCCAAGGCCCTCGATGCGCTCATGGATCTCGTCGGCCGCGCGGTGCGTATACGTGATCGCGACAACGAACTGCCTGTTCGATTTAAGTCTGGACAACTCATAGGCGATCTTATAGGTCAGTGTGCGGGTCTTTCCGCTGCCAGGGCATGCGATGAGAAAAACACTTCCAGGCTCCAGAATCGCAGCCTCCTGCTCTGGATTCAGATCATCTTTATTCCACGCGAACATGGCTAGAAGACCTTGAGGACGTCGTTGATGCGATCATCGGGAAAAGTGGTCAGCATTTCGTTTCTGATGTCAACGAAATCGATGTCTCCCTTTCTGAACGCCAGTAATTTGGCCCTGAATTCATCAAAGACCACCGATGCGGTAACAAGACACTCCGCATCGATGTAGTTGACGCGATAGCTGAGCACATTGAACCAGACTTCTTTTGAGACTACTGGATGCGCGAAGGCGATGGCATCAAGGATGTACGACGGGATGACAGTTTGTGGATCGATCTTCTTTCCCAGCAGGATGGCGAACCACCCTTTCCCATAGTTGCCCGCCATGGTCAGCACGCGGTGACCGTACAGCGCTATATGCGGTGACTCAAGCTCTGCCTTGGCGGTTGCGATAGTTGGCGCATCTTTATAGACATCAGGAAGGATGCCGACCACTTTTTGCGCATTTCCAGCACCAACGAAATCAACCTCGAAGGTGTGCGGTGCATAGAATGGCGAAACCCAGAGGTTGTCTTTGAACGACTCATCCAGAAGCACTTTCCTGGCGATCCCCTTCTCCTGAGAGGCCTGGTACTTTTTCTTGCGCCGAAGCATCTCTTCGGGGTCACCCGCTCCGGGCGTCGTATCAATGATGGACTTGTCAAGATCCGTGACGATACTGCAATGCTTCCGAATTCGATCATTGTGGAAGAGAACGGCTACGTTCTGGAAGCCAGTGCTCCGGATGTTGATCAAGCTGATTCCGAGTTCATCTAGACTGATGCCCAACACCTTCTTAACCAAAATCGGGATCAGGATTTCTTCGGCATCGCCCTCTACAAGAATGACACTCTTGGCAAACAACAGGTTACTGCGGACTGCATCCAGGTAGCGTTGAATGTTGCCAATCTCTTCCGGGCCCAGGCCGGTGGACGGTTGGTAGGCATCGCATCGATCAGGCTCCCGGCCGAGAATATTTACGTTCTGGACATTGCTGACCTCCGAGATATGCGTCGAATGGGTCGAGTAGATGATCTGGGTGTCGTCGTACTGAAGCCGGTCGAACAGCGTCTTCTGAATGTGCGTGTGGATGTGGGCCTCTGGTTCTTCGATCAACAAAAAGTTGGCGATCAACTGCTTGGCCTTCTGATACTTGAATTCCAGCAGTTTCAAGGTGAGGAAAATCAGGTTTGCGCCACCCAAGCTCAACTCGTGTATCGGCCCTTCGTGGCCTTCTCCCGATTCACCAACAAACAGTTTGAGCGATTGGAACAGTTTGTCAGCTTCATCAGGCAGATCAGACTTGATGGACAAGGATGAGGGCGCGTAGGCCTCACCAGCCGCATCCTTGATGGTGTCTCTGATATCGGTCCGGACGGACTGTACGTCCGGCAACGCCTCGATTGAATCATTCAAAGCTTTCACCCCATCGGTGATGAGCTGGAATGCCACAGGATCTATATCGCCACTTTTGCCCTTGAGCAGTGACAAAAGTGGATTAGTCCTGTTGTTGTGAAACTCCGATACAACGTCTCGAAGTGCCTGAACGAAGGTGAAGGAAATCTCCTTGGACACGGACAGCACGCTCGGAATCTTGGCACCGATAGCGGGAAACTCAATTTCTTCGTTGAACTTGGCCTTCTCGAAGTCACCGACCACCTGCTTGTAGAAGGCCTCGTCGTTGAAGTCAGCG belongs to Ottowia testudinis and includes:
- a CDS encoding UvrD-helicase domain-containing protein, with the translated sequence MFAWNKDDLNPEQEAAILEPGSVFLIACPGSGKTRTLTYKIAYELSRLKSNRQFVVAITYTHRAADEIHERIEGLGLDTSRLWIGTIHSFCLEWILKPYGIYHEALERGYRVIDQHEREKILEALCKPYQKPKITFWDCEFYFTENDYVLSCPQAEKHAGLRAILGQYFEKLQESRQIDFELILYYAYQLIASRPAISVLLGQLFSFVLVDEYQDTKRIQYLIVTAILKASQGATRAFIVGDPNQEIYRSLGGYAIAFEEFKTMAGIGLKKLELSKNYRSSERIIDYFGRYNVHDTRIEAASNEKAYPSLVSFDATVNKTGLEAELIRLIRFNIETVGIAPHEVCVIAPQWTLLASMTRRLCASMPEYSFDGPGMVPFARDTENFWYKLSKIALTQASPGMYVRRLRWAGEILNDLEAAGAPVSKLTRKSLLRECNAIKIDETDGLTYLSTFFERLFSSLAIDFRLFTTLREHHTAFFDSSQARVARLKSEGREFIGDIGTFRKVFQSRTGITISTIHGVKGAEFDVVIAYALLEDMVPHFNDPNGQESAMKLLYVIGSRARKNLHLISERGRIRQYSGDEYQVTRKLAACSFGYDQVP
- a CDS encoding ATP-dependent nuclease translates to MHISKLSLVNYRNFANTKLLFQKGINTIIGENGSGKTNLFRAIRLLLDDNMIRSAYRFESTDFHRGLGRWQGHWIIISLEFEEISADEAVQALFRHGTGGIDDEAIGKATYNLIFRPKKEIRLRLSQLDDGDHAGLAEILNPVTLDDYETIFTGRSDADFNDEAFYKQVVGDFEKAKFNEEIEFPAIGAKIPSVLSVSKEISFTFVQALRDVVSEFHNNRTNPLLSLLKGKSGDIDPVAFQLITDGVKALNDSIEALPDVQSVRTDIRDTIKDAAGEAYAPSSLSIKSDLPDEADKLFQSLKLFVGESGEGHEGPIHELSLGGANLIFLTLKLLEFKYQKAKQLIANFLLIEEPEAHIHTHIQKTLFDRLQYDDTQIIYSTHSTHISEVSNVQNVNILGREPDRCDAYQPSTGLGPEEIGNIQRYLDAVRSNLLFAKSVILVEGDAEEILIPILVKKVLGISLDELGISLINIRSTGFQNVAVLFHNDRIRKHCSIVTDLDKSIIDTTPGAGDPEEMLRRKKKYQASQEKGIARKVLLDESFKDNLWVSPFYAPHTFEVDFVGAGNAQKVVGILPDVYKDAPTIATAKAELESPHIALYGHRVLTMAGNYGKGWFAILLGKKIDPQTVIPSYILDAIAFAHPVVSKEVWFNVLSYRVNYIDAECLVTASVVFDEFRAKLLAFRKGDIDFVDIRNEMLTTFPDDRINDVLKVF